In Sceloporus undulatus isolate JIND9_A2432 ecotype Alabama chromosome 7, SceUnd_v1.1, whole genome shotgun sequence, one DNA window encodes the following:
- the ZBTB43 gene encoding zinc finger and BTB domain-containing protein 43 — translation MEPGTNSFRVEFPDFSSTILQKLNQQRQQGQLCDVSIVVQGHLFRAHKAVLAASSPYFCDQVLLKNSRRIVLPDVMNPRVFENILLSTYTGRLVMPAPEIVSYLTAASFLQMWHVVDKCTEVLEGNPSVLCQKLNRTSDHQSPSSSNYNGLVESFELGSAGQTDFHKVQELRDGENEEESSKDELLSQLTEHEYLPSNSSTEHDRLSIGMTSQDGEEGASDSAEYQYTRPLYSKPSIMSHKRWIHVKTERFVQDCDAVEVHGPYDEHQVSESINAIQADHTVQTTAPEDLRLSDKKLERELSGQANESNYDEQVDFYGSSMEEFSGDRADGTLSLQRQDVAGYGESVNLTSGIKEENALSAFSTGDKLYPCQCGKSFTHKSQRDRHMGMHLGLRPYGCGVCGKKFKMKHHLVGHMKIHTGIKPYECNICGKRFMWRDSFHRHVTSCTKSYQACKVEQNATEMN, via the coding sequence ATGGAGCCTGGGACAAATTCTTTCAGAGTGGAATTCCCTGACTTCTCTAGCACCATCTTGCAGAAGCTAAACCAGCAACGCCAACAAGGGCAGTTGTGCGATGTTTCTATTGTCGTCCAGGGTCACCTCTTCCGAGCCCATAAAGCTGTTCTGGCAGCCAGCTCCCCTTACTTCTGTGACCAAGTGCTCCTGAAAAACAGCCGGCGGATTGTTCTACCTGACGTCATGAATCCCAGAGTCTTTGAGAACATCCTTCTGTCGACCTACACGGGACGGCTGGTCATGCCTGCTCCGGAGATAGTAAGCTACCTCACGGCAGCAAGCTTTCTTCAAATGTGGCATGTCGTAGACAAATGCACAGAGGTTTTGGAAGGGAATCCTTCTGTTCTTTGTCAAAAGCTGAACCGTACTAGTGACCATCAGTCTCCAAGCAGCAGTAACTACAATGGCCTTGTGGAAAGCTTTGAGCTTGGATCTGCTGGGCAGACTGACTTTCACAAAGTACAGGAACTGAGGGATGGTGAAAATGAAGAGGAAAGTTCAAAAGATGAGCTCTTGTCTCAGTTAACGGAGCATGAGTATCTGCCCAGTAATTCTTCAACGGAACATGACCGGCTGAGCATAGGAATGACCAGCCAGGATGGGGAAGAAGGAGCTAGTGATAGTGCTGAGTATCAGTACACAAGACCACTTTATAGCAAGCCCAGCATCATGTCTCACAAGCGGTGGATCCATGTGAAGACGGAGCGGTTTGTGCAGGACTGTGATGCTGTCGAGGTGCATGGTCCTTACGACGAGCACCAAGTATCTGAGTCCATAAATGCCATTCAGGCTGACCACACTGTCCAGACCACTGCTCCCGAAGATCTCCGCCTCAGTGACAAAAAGCTGGAAAGGGAGTTGAGTGGGCAAGCCAACGAGAGCAATTACGACGAGCAAGTGGATTTCTATGGGTCTTCCATGGAAGAGTTCTCTGGGGATAGGGCTGATGGAACTTTAAGCCTTCAGAGACAGGATGTGGCAGGTTATGGAGAAAGTGTGAATCTGACTTCAgggatcaaggaagaaaatgcccTCTCTGCGTTTTCTACAGGTGATAAGCTTTACCCGTGCCAATGTGGCAAAAGTTTTACACACAAGAGCCAGAGGGACCGGCACATGGGCATGCACCTTGGGCTTCGGCCTTATGGCTGTGGTGTGTGCGGTAAGAAATTCAAAATGAAGCACCATCTAGTTGGGCACATGAAAATCCACACAGGCATCAAACCCTATGAATGCAACATTTGTGGGAAGAGGTTCATGTGGAGGGACAGTTTTCATCGACACGTAACGTCTTGCACAAAATCATATCAAGCCTGTAAGGTGGAACAGAATGCTACTGAGATGAACTGA